One genomic window of Sodaliphilus pleomorphus includes the following:
- the pncB gene encoding nicotinate phosphoribosyltransferase — MEQIITHFTDNDAYTYSCLYYILETYPRGEVEYTFFDRNHTCYPKGFDKLLQEQVDYMPGVVITDEEIDFMARKMYYLPLWFFVFLKGYRFNPAEVAISQDEQGHLGITIKGKWYSTIMWEMVLLSCISQLMHTLNGDIDRYDAALEEQRSREKARKALKAGLVISDFGQRRRFSMQHHDMVVRTFKEVQDEGGYTDAEGQFKKWPGKFVGTSNVYLAMKYDLTPIGTMSHQLVEFEENVSGVYECNFNVMKKFSDVYDGDNGIYLYDCFGDKVFFSNLSKRMAMMYKGLRVDSGNEEEQLEKIIAKYKSLGIDPATKQIVYSNGLNLDRAIEIHNYTAGRMQDSYGIGTYLTCDVTGCSPSNIVIKLTRMRITELRAWHDCVKLSCDKGKTLGNPDKCKYLLKLLGEEEI, encoded by the coding sequence ATGGAACAGATCATCACACATTTCACCGACAACGACGCCTACACCTATAGCTGCCTCTACTACATCTTGGAGACCTATCCGCGCGGCGAGGTAGAATACACCTTCTTCGACCGCAACCACACCTGTTACCCCAAGGGCTTCGACAAGCTCCTGCAAGAGCAGGTCGACTACATGCCTGGCGTGGTGATAACCGACGAGGAAATCGACTTCATGGCCCGCAAAATGTACTACCTGCCGCTGTGGTTCTTTGTGTTTCTCAAGGGCTACCGCTTCAATCCTGCCGAGGTGGCCATAAGCCAGGACGAGCAGGGGCACCTGGGCATCACCATCAAGGGCAAGTGGTACTCGACTATCATGTGGGAGATGGTGTTGCTCTCGTGCATAAGCCAGCTCATGCACACACTCAACGGCGACATCGACCGCTACGACGCAGCCCTCGAGGAGCAGCGCAGCCGCGAGAAAGCCCGCAAGGCCCTCAAGGCCGGGCTGGTAATAAGCGACTTCGGGCAGCGCCGGCGCTTCTCGATGCAGCACCACGACATGGTGGTGCGCACCTTCAAGGAGGTGCAAGACGAGGGCGGATATACCGACGCCGAGGGCCAGTTCAAGAAGTGGCCTGGCAAGTTTGTGGGCACGAGCAACGTGTATCTGGCCATGAAATACGACCTCACGCCCATAGGCACGATGAGCCACCAGCTGGTAGAGTTTGAGGAAAACGTGAGCGGCGTGTACGAGTGCAACTTCAACGTGATGAAGAAGTTCAGCGACGTCTACGACGGCGACAACGGCATCTACCTCTACGACTGCTTTGGCGACAAGGTGTTTTTCAGCAACCTGTCGAAGCGCATGGCCATGATGTACAAGGGCCTGCGTGTCGACAGCGGCAACGAGGAGGAGCAGCTTGAGAAAATCATTGCCAAATACAAGAGCCTGGGCATTGACCCGGCCACCAAGCAAATCGTGTACAGCAACGGCCTGAACCTGGACCGTGCCATCGAGATACACAACTACACGGCTGGTCGCATGCAAGACAGCTATGGCATAGGCACCTACCTCACCTGCGACGTGACGGGCTGCTCGCCGTCGAACATCGTAATCAAGCTCACACGCATGCGCATCACCGAGCTGCGTGCATGGCACGACTGCGTGAAGCTCTCGTGCGACAAGGGCAAGACGCTGGGCAACCCCGACAAGTGCAAGTACCTGCTTAAGCTCTTGGGTGAGGAAGAAATTTAG
- a CDS encoding M6 family metalloprotease domain-containing protein produces MMHLVSSRTLLSGFMLLFTLTALAIPAQKRWLTVRQPDGTRLMVSMTGDEWLHYPATADGVPVVRQPDGSYCYASVRGDQLVSTGIVAHEASQRAASELEHIASGASTMQLRQHRAQRGRASSPALAKKSMAARRATYRGTHHVPVVLAYFPDRAFATDTASTRSFYNSMLNQPGFSQCGAPGSASDYFNDMSRGQFKLVFDVIGPVKVSKASTYYGGPSVYFGGTDHVGEFIAEAVTKADSLYKPDWSRYDWDGDGELEQVFVLYAGYGQATGGDTGLLWPCKWTLDEAKVNDDGPGGFSLGGTYINTFACGNELYGNSGKTYMGMGVFCHEFSHCLGLPDMYDTAYGATPTMGNWDLMAHGSYNGPQGIGWCPAGWTSYERAQAGWLDVKELQPGDSVRGMTSLDEGGEAYAIYNDDQRNEYYLLENHKHVGWDAYTPEQGLLIVHVDYDSTLFANNIVNTTGTFTTAEGYDGNFTNDHARMVPFSKLRSLENETYYYTFPMEGKRFRLDSLTDLSRPAATVYNAHPDGTLLMHKPVMNIAKDDEGNIDFDFMPAGGNPAGIVQPRASAPEPARVTVYTVEGRQVGTYDSIEGLRALPRGLYIVEQGNAAVKKIVR; encoded by the coding sequence ATGATGCACTTAGTTTCCTCAAGGACATTGCTCTCAGGTTTCATGCTGTTGTTCACGCTCACGGCTCTCGCCATTCCGGCCCAAAAACGCTGGCTCACGGTGAGGCAGCCCGACGGCACCCGGCTCATGGTGAGCATGACGGGCGACGAGTGGCTGCACTACCCCGCCACGGCCGACGGCGTGCCAGTGGTGCGGCAGCCCGACGGCAGCTATTGCTATGCAAGTGTGCGGGGAGACCAGCTCGTGTCGACGGGCATCGTGGCACACGAAGCCTCGCAGCGCGCAGCAAGCGAGCTCGAGCACATTGCATCGGGTGCCAGCACGATGCAGCTCAGGCAGCACCGGGCACAGCGGGGCAGGGCCTCCAGCCCTGCCTTGGCAAAAAAGAGCATGGCAGCTCGCCGGGCAACTTACCGCGGCACGCATCACGTGCCTGTGGTGCTGGCCTATTTTCCCGACCGCGCATTTGCCACCGACACGGCAAGCACGCGCTCGTTCTACAACAGCATGCTCAACCAGCCTGGCTTCAGCCAGTGTGGCGCCCCCGGCAGTGCCAGCGACTATTTCAACGACATGAGCCGCGGGCAGTTCAAGCTGGTATTTGACGTGATAGGCCCGGTGAAGGTGAGCAAAGCGAGCACCTACTATGGCGGGCCAAGCGTGTACTTTGGCGGCACCGACCACGTGGGAGAGTTTATTGCCGAGGCCGTGACCAAGGCCGACAGCCTGTACAAGCCCGACTGGAGCCGCTACGACTGGGACGGCGACGGCGAGCTGGAGCAGGTGTTTGTGCTCTATGCCGGCTACGGGCAAGCCACGGGAGGCGACACGGGATTGCTGTGGCCCTGCAAGTGGACTCTCGACGAGGCCAAGGTCAACGATGACGGCCCTGGCGGATTCAGCCTGGGTGGCACCTACATCAACACCTTTGCCTGCGGCAACGAGCTGTATGGCAACTCGGGCAAGACCTACATGGGCATGGGCGTGTTCTGCCACGAGTTTTCGCATTGCTTGGGGCTGCCCGACATGTACGATACCGCCTACGGCGCCACCCCCACCATGGGCAACTGGGACTTGATGGCACACGGGTCCTACAACGGGCCGCAGGGCATAGGGTGGTGTCCGGCAGGCTGGACCAGCTATGAGCGCGCCCAGGCCGGGTGGCTCGACGTGAAGGAGCTACAGCCAGGCGACAGTGTGCGAGGCATGACAAGCCTCGACGAGGGCGGCGAGGCCTATGCCATCTACAACGACGACCAGCGCAACGAGTACTACCTGCTTGAAAACCACAAGCATGTGGGTTGGGATGCCTACACCCCCGAGCAGGGATTGCTCATTGTGCATGTCGACTACGACTCCACCCTCTTTGCCAACAACATCGTGAACACCACCGGCACGTTTACGACAGCCGAGGGCTACGACGGCAATTTCACCAACGACCACGCACGCATGGTGCCCTTCTCCAAACTGCGCTCGCTCGAGAACGAGACCTACTACTACACCTTCCCCATGGAGGGCAAGCGCTTCAGGCTTGACTCGCTCACCGACCTGAGCCGCCCTGCAGCCACGGTATACAACGCCCACCCCGACGGCACACTGCTCATGCACAAGCCCGTGATGAACATCGCCAAAGACGACGAGGGCAACATCGACTTCGACTTCATGCCCGCCGGCGGCAACCCTGCCGGCATAGTCCAGCCCCGAGCCAGCGCGCCCGAGCCAGCGCGCGTGACAGTGTACACGGTCGAGGGCCGCCAAGTGGGCACTTACGACTCAATCGAGGGCTTGAGGGCGCTGCCTCGCGGCCTCTACATCGTAGAGCAAGGCAACGCGGCGGTCAAGAAGATAGTGAGATAA
- a CDS encoding leucine-rich repeat protein, whose translation MKRITHSWLRALALSMAGLLAVPVLEAATVVHDGINYTTSGTKATVKRYNFVSGGDTAYYKGDIVIPETFTEGGKTYTVVAVGANAFVDCKELTSLSLPNTCVDISRNAFKGCSSLKNDPVPSTAKTIGNAYLQGCSSITEVTVPAGVKGTFVSQNWEGMTSLKKITFADSSTPFKMNLLAFTTDVTKASEDPIEEIYFGRDIDASLYANNQQPFHNMKYLKKVTFGGSATAISGTMLLGCTALETVEFAQGNKIASIGASAFQGCTSLKSIALPEAVKTVEASTFANCSSLNSVTLGSAVTSIGESAFQGTALTGIALPATITSIGGSAFKNSALAGEFTLPSGLTALGSEALAGTALTGVVIPASLASIGDAALAPIATLAKIEVDGGNTAFKLENGVLLSADGTRLLVTTHEKAGMPESYSNATVTSIDKYGLAYAPFKTVALPALTKIGDYGFAQSKLESFTLESNVTVGLNVFNGSALKSVVIAEGRNEISQGLFANCQSLTSVKLPNSATNMMKNCFDKCTSLKEMEIPANVNYMEPGSVPSTIQTLRVLNVNTPALAAGTFTADQSGVTCKVAENSVSAYKKASQWSYLNIVGDPSISGVASNLGCPTGLYFATADGKLMYKDESGNVVDTKFATGAHAFTLQSYKNRIYVADAGEKFTYQTPDSPLGDGQLFYVNKSGDYFYRVTVLNNVGYKPSEDPFSMSIDSASNTIYISDRNVGVHKLNADTTGLYGSQPFLFQNQYLPYYNDQISWGSITGAFQKDSKGIYWMTKKFNGLGLLRFTDADIYPDGGAGKTQHFKCVFKDALIKTAYLDEKNGYYYMFVQKDPYGAVPGVYRIALSKLEKADGSDADGVEDLKIADCQLIDNSPVKVDGTPDSGENSNIAQINGDGTNVFWGYVAPATDAEAIAGSVKLDATNPLHKSGIKTIKSADATPVVTFAVEGVEAYGVCGATYVAPPVVLPEAIALNHNTYTLDKGGDQLQLTATVTPANAADKSVTWSSSDETVATVDANGLVTTKAQEKNTVTIYAVSNAVPTLKDSCVITITNPTAAVFPESISLNITEYTAERNGGTLQLVATVLPENTTNKHVTWSSSNDYATVDANGLVTIKSLIAGVKGLNAEGTAPSVTITATSVANPALSATCVITYSQETGVDNVTASKTVKSVRYYNAAGMESDKAFDGINMVVTYYTDGTKSVSKGVYTTK comes from the coding sequence ATGAAAAGAATTACTCATTCATGGTTGCGTGCTTTGGCACTCTCGATGGCGGGTTTGCTCGCCGTCCCCGTGCTTGAAGCTGCGACAGTGGTGCACGATGGCATCAACTATACCACCAGCGGCACCAAAGCGACGGTGAAGCGCTACAACTTCGTGTCGGGGGGCGACACCGCCTACTACAAGGGCGACATCGTGATACCCGAGACCTTCACCGAGGGAGGCAAGACCTATACCGTGGTGGCTGTGGGCGCCAATGCCTTTGTCGACTGCAAGGAGCTCACCTCGCTGAGCCTGCCCAACACGTGTGTCGACATCAGCCGCAATGCCTTCAAGGGCTGCTCGAGCTTGAAAAACGATCCTGTGCCCTCGACGGCCAAAACTATCGGCAACGCCTACCTGCAAGGTTGCTCCTCGATCACCGAGGTGACCGTGCCTGCCGGTGTGAAAGGAACATTTGTTTCACAAAACTGGGAAGGCATGACGAGCTTGAAGAAAATCACCTTTGCCGACAGCTCAACGCCATTTAAGATGAACCTGCTGGCCTTCACGACCGATGTGACCAAAGCCAGCGAGGACCCCATCGAGGAGATCTACTTCGGCCGCGACATCGATGCCTCGCTCTATGCCAACAACCAGCAGCCGTTCCACAACATGAAGTACTTGAAGAAAGTGACCTTCGGCGGCAGCGCCACCGCCATCTCAGGCACGATGCTGCTGGGCTGCACTGCACTCGAGACCGTAGAGTTTGCCCAGGGCAACAAGATTGCCAGCATAGGGGCCAGCGCCTTCCAGGGCTGCACGAGCCTGAAGAGCATCGCCCTGCCCGAGGCCGTGAAGACTGTTGAGGCCAGCACCTTTGCCAACTGCTCAAGTCTGAACAGCGTGACACTGGGCTCGGCAGTGACCAGCATAGGCGAGAGCGCCTTCCAGGGCACAGCCCTCACCGGCATCGCCCTGCCTGCCACCATCACCAGCATAGGGGGCAGCGCCTTCAAGAACAGCGCCCTCGCAGGCGAGTTCACCCTGCCCTCGGGCCTCACGGCACTGGGCAGCGAGGCCCTGGCCGGCACTGCACTCACCGGCGTTGTGATTCCTGCCAGCCTCGCCAGCATAGGCGATGCTGCCCTGGCCCCCATCGCCACACTGGCCAAGATTGAAGTAGACGGCGGCAACACTGCTTTCAAGCTCGAAAACGGCGTGCTGCTCAGCGCCGACGGCACCCGCCTGCTCGTGACAACTCACGAGAAAGCCGGCATGCCCGAGAGCTACAGCAACGCCACTGTGACCAGCATCGACAAGTATGGCCTGGCCTACGCTCCCTTCAAGACTGTGGCCCTGCCTGCTCTTACCAAAATAGGCGACTACGGCTTTGCCCAGAGCAAGCTCGAAAGCTTCACGCTCGAGAGCAACGTGACTGTGGGCTTGAACGTGTTCAACGGCTCGGCGCTCAAGAGCGTCGTTATAGCCGAGGGCCGCAACGAGATATCCCAAGGCCTCTTTGCCAACTGCCAGAGCCTGACCAGCGTGAAGCTGCCCAACTCGGCAACCAACATGATGAAAAACTGCTTTGACAAGTGCACCTCTCTCAAAGAGATGGAGATACCGGCCAACGTCAACTACATGGAGCCTGGCTCGGTGCCCAGCACCATCCAGACACTGCGCGTGCTCAACGTCAACACGCCTGCCCTGGCTGCCGGCACATTTACCGCCGACCAGAGCGGCGTGACCTGCAAGGTGGCCGAGAACTCGGTATCTGCCTACAAGAAAGCCAGCCAGTGGAGCTACCTCAACATCGTGGGCGATCCCAGCATCAGCGGTGTAGCTTCCAACCTGGGCTGCCCCACAGGTCTCTACTTTGCCACGGCCGACGGCAAGCTCATGTATAAAGACGAGAGCGGCAACGTCGTCGACACCAAGTTTGCCACCGGCGCCCATGCCTTCACGCTGCAAAGCTACAAGAACCGCATCTATGTGGCCGATGCCGGCGAGAAGTTCACCTACCAGACTCCCGACTCTCCTCTGGGCGACGGCCAACTCTTCTATGTAAACAAGTCGGGCGACTACTTCTATCGTGTGACCGTGCTCAACAACGTGGGCTACAAGCCCTCCGAAGACCCCTTCAGCATGAGCATCGACTCGGCTTCCAACACCATCTACATTTCCGACCGCAACGTGGGTGTGCACAAGCTCAACGCCGACACCACCGGCCTCTATGGCTCACAGCCCTTCTTGTTCCAGAACCAGTATCTGCCCTACTACAATGACCAAATCTCATGGGGTTCTATCACTGGCGCTTTCCAGAAGGACAGCAAGGGCATCTACTGGATGACCAAGAAGTTCAACGGCCTGGGCCTGTTGCGCTTCACCGATGCCGACATCTATCCCGACGGCGGTGCAGGCAAGACCCAGCACTTCAAGTGCGTGTTTAAGGACGCACTCATCAAGACAGCCTATCTCGACGAGAAAAACGGCTACTACTACATGTTTGTGCAGAAAGATCCCTACGGAGCTGTTCCAGGCGTGTACCGCATTGCACTGAGCAAGCTCGAGAAGGCCGACGGCAGCGATGCCGATGGCGTTGAGGACCTGAAGATTGCCGACTGCCAGCTCATCGACAACTCGCCCGTTAAGGTCGACGGCACCCCCGACAGCGGCGAGAACTCCAACATTGCCCAAATCAACGGCGACGGCACCAACGTGTTCTGGGGCTATGTGGCTCCTGCCACCGACGCCGAGGCCATTGCCGGCAGCGTGAAGCTCGATGCTACCAACCCGCTGCACAAGAGCGGCATCAAGACCATAAAGAGTGCCGATGCCACCCCTGTAGTGACCTTTGCAGTCGAGGGCGTTGAGGCCTACGGCGTGTGCGGAGCCACCTATGTGGCACCTCCTGTGGTACTGCCTGAGGCAATTGCCCTCAACCACAACACCTACACCCTGGACAAGGGCGGCGACCAACTGCAACTCACAGCCACCGTTACTCCCGCCAATGCTGCCGACAAGAGCGTGACCTGGAGCTCGAGCGACGAGACCGTGGCCACGGTCGACGCCAACGGCCTGGTGACCACCAAGGCTCAAGAGAAGAACACGGTGACCATCTATGCCGTGAGCAACGCAGTGCCCACCCTCAAGGACAGCTGCGTGATCACCATCACCAACCCCACCGCAGCAGTATTCCCCGAGTCGATATCGCTCAACATCACCGAGTACACTGCCGAGCGCAACGGCGGCACACTGCAACTCGTGGCCACTGTCCTGCCCGAGAACACGACCAACAAGCACGTGACTTGGAGCTCGAGCAATGACTATGCCACCGTCGATGCCAATGGCTTGGTGACCATCAAGTCGCTCATCGCCGGCGTGAAGGGTCTCAACGCCGAGGGTACAGCCCCATCGGTGACCATCACTGCTACCAGCGTTGCCAACCCGGCACTCAGCGCAACCTGCGTAATCACCTACTCGCAGGAGACTGGCGTCGACAACGTGACAGCCAGCAAGACGGTGAAGAGCGTGCGCTACTACAATGCCGCAGGCATGGAGAGCGACAAGGCATTTGACGGCATCAACATGGTTGTGACCTACTACACCGACGGCACCAAGAGCGTGTCGAAGGGTGTGTACACGACCAAATAA
- a CDS encoding HU family DNA-binding protein: MNKTELINAIVAKAGLSKVDATKALKAGIEAVEEALAKGDKVALIGFGTFAVQEKAARTGINPATKQKIEIPAKKVVKFKAGAELTEKVK; this comes from the coding sequence ATGAACAAGACAGAATTAATCAACGCTATCGTTGCAAAAGCAGGATTGAGTAAAGTTGATGCAACCAAGGCTCTCAAAGCCGGCATCGAGGCAGTAGAAGAAGCGCTGGCCAAGGGCGACAAGGTGGCTCTCATAGGCTTCGGCACTTTCGCAGTGCAAGAGAAGGCTGCTCGCACGGGCATCAACCCCGCAACCAAGCAGAAAATCGAAATCCCTGCCAAGAAGGTAGTGAAGTTCAAAGCTGGTGCCGAGCTCACCGAGAAGGTGAAATAA
- a CDS encoding rhomboid family intramembrane serine protease: MDSIPPVTKNLLIINVLVWVATFVLKGKGVDLDLYLGLHFWKGSDFGLWQFVTYMFMHDTSSLGSGFTHIFFNMFSLWMFGRILEPVMGRNRYLTYYVVCGLGAALVQELVWQFTWPAVAAGMFSYGGVAGVTTAQLQQAIATGAIPASMLNQCFNAFVTIGASGAVFGILLAFGMLFPNMPLYIIPFPFPIKAKWMVIGYGLVELAFGVTGEVTSVAHFAHLGGMLFGFLLLLYWRKTKHMGRGYEYMD, encoded by the coding sequence ATCGACTCGATTCCGCCTGTAACCAAAAACCTGCTCATCATCAATGTGCTCGTGTGGGTGGCCACCTTCGTGCTCAAGGGCAAGGGGGTGGACCTGGACCTGTACCTGGGGTTGCACTTCTGGAAAGGCAGCGACTTCGGACTGTGGCAGTTTGTGACCTACATGTTCATGCACGACACGAGCAGCTTGGGCTCGGGATTTACCCACATTTTCTTCAACATGTTTTCGTTGTGGATGTTTGGCCGCATTCTCGAGCCAGTGATGGGACGCAACCGCTACCTCACCTACTATGTCGTGTGCGGCTTGGGCGCAGCACTGGTGCAGGAGCTTGTGTGGCAATTCACCTGGCCTGCCGTGGCAGCCGGCATGTTCAGCTACGGCGGCGTGGCGGGCGTCACCACAGCGCAGTTGCAGCAAGCCATAGCCACAGGCGCAATACCTGCCTCGATGCTCAACCAGTGTTTCAATGCCTTTGTCACCATCGGGGCCTCGGGCGCAGTGTTTGGCATTCTGCTGGCCTTCGGCATGCTATTTCCCAACATGCCGCTCTACATCATCCCCTTCCCGTTCCCCATCAAGGCCAAATGGATGGTGATAGGGTACGGGCTGGTGGAGCTGGCCTTCGGCGTTACGGGCGAGGTCACCAGCGTGGCCCACTTTGCCCACCTGGGCGGCATGCTGTTTGGCTTCCTGCTCTTGCTGTACTGGAGAAAAACAAAACACATGGGGCGCGGATATGAGTATATGGACTGA
- a CDS encoding rhomboid family intramembrane serine protease has product MSIWTDISSRYRRATPLLRLVYIDVGLFLALRVVALVGVLMGVPAEQLIKWVEMPSTLEGLARQPWTAVSYMFFHYDVLHILFNMLWLYWLGRIFLEYFNSKQLVGLYLMGGLGGGALYLAAYATLPYFAHQPATAYLIGASASILAIVVAVAVYAPDYRIGLLMLGDISLKWVAIITIVILMLGTGEAQMGAQAAHLGGALVGVAYGLAMRRGHDITAWLNACLDSMAGLFKRRRGPGRPTGGRAFHYQANRAAAPSPQGPSEAEIDAILDKLKRSGYGALSDKEKETLFKASSN; this is encoded by the coding sequence ATGAGTATATGGACTGACATCTCGTCGCGCTACCGTCGCGCCACACCGCTGCTGCGGCTGGTGTATATCGACGTGGGGCTCTTCCTGGCCCTGCGCGTTGTAGCGCTTGTGGGCGTGCTCATGGGTGTGCCTGCCGAGCAGCTCATCAAGTGGGTGGAGATGCCCTCGACCCTTGAGGGTCTGGCCCGCCAGCCATGGACGGCCGTGAGCTACATGTTTTTCCACTACGACGTGTTGCACATCTTGTTCAACATGCTGTGGCTATACTGGCTGGGACGCATCTTTCTGGAATATTTCAACTCCAAGCAGCTCGTGGGGCTCTACCTCATGGGCGGACTGGGCGGCGGCGCCCTCTACCTGGCGGCCTATGCCACCCTGCCCTACTTTGCCCACCAGCCGGCCACGGCCTATCTCATAGGGGCATCGGCCTCGATACTTGCCATTGTGGTTGCAGTGGCAGTCTATGCCCCCGACTACCGCATAGGGCTGCTCATGCTGGGCGACATCTCGCTCAAGTGGGTGGCCATCATCACCATTGTGATCCTGATGCTGGGCACCGGCGAGGCGCAAATGGGGGCGCAGGCAGCTCACCTGGGTGGGGCCCTCGTGGGAGTGGCCTACGGCCTTGCCATGCGGCGCGGCCACGACATCACCGCGTGGCTCAATGCCTGCCTCGACTCCATGGCAGGCCTCTTCAAGCGCCGCCGGGGGCCAGGGCGGCCCACAGGCGGAAGGGCCTTTCACTACCAGGCCAACAGGGCTGCGGCACCGTCGCCCCAAGGGCCCAGCGAGGCCGAGATCGATGCCATTCTCGACAAGCTCAAGCGCTCGGGCTACGGCGCACTGAGCGACAAGGAAAAGGAGACCCTCTTCAAGGCATCGTCCAACTAA
- a CDS encoding endonuclease/exonuclease/phosphatase family protein, with translation MHINRKSYRIKHLAIGIGIVMTFMLAVLLVFAAYGGHIDPERGTVFALATLAFPFVFIVSLMAALLWIIVGQWRVSLLLFLAMGLSWPTVRVISPFNISTHKPTAKQDSTMFKVLTFNVMNFNVMKVGDDSVGNKQGQATVNYILNQDADVVLLQEASLNADYNDLKLMKPYMKEIKKKYPYRDHGYHDQIIWSKHPYTKVEDPAVKEGFAAPDDPVNSYHFYARAFDVLVPGHTVRIFNIHLNSIGLSLDDRKAFVEMTDFKTEGSRERLKRVRYTLIGKLGLAFRKHAQQARIIREVIDQSDENVIVCGDFNDTPQSFAYRTVRGSDMHDAWMECGFGPTYTFHGSRLYFKIDQVLYRGDMIATSCHRDRAGSSDHYPLVTTFVWKN, from the coding sequence ATGCACATCAACCGGAAGTCATATCGCATCAAGCATCTCGCCATAGGCATAGGCATCGTCATGACCTTCATGCTTGCGGTGCTGCTGGTCTTTGCGGCCTACGGCGGTCACATCGACCCCGAGCGGGGCACAGTCTTCGCCCTGGCCACGCTTGCCTTCCCGTTTGTGTTTATCGTGTCGCTCATGGCGGCCTTGCTGTGGATTATCGTGGGCCAGTGGCGCGTGTCGCTGCTGCTGTTTCTGGCCATGGGGCTGTCGTGGCCCACGGTGCGGGTGATAAGCCCGTTCAACATAAGCACCCACAAGCCCACAGCCAAGCAAGACTCGACGATGTTTAAGGTGCTCACATTCAACGTCATGAACTTCAACGTGATGAAGGTGGGCGACGACAGTGTGGGCAACAAACAGGGCCAGGCCACCGTGAACTACATCCTCAACCAGGATGCCGACGTGGTGCTGCTGCAAGAAGCCTCGCTCAACGCCGACTACAACGACTTGAAGCTCATGAAGCCCTACATGAAGGAGATAAAGAAGAAATATCCCTACCGTGACCACGGGTATCACGACCAGATAATATGGTCGAAGCACCCCTACACCAAGGTCGAAGACCCGGCGGTGAAAGAGGGCTTTGCCGCGCCCGACGACCCGGTGAACAGCTACCACTTCTATGCCCGGGCCTTCGATGTGCTGGTGCCTGGCCACACGGTGCGCATCTTCAACATCCACCTCAACTCGATAGGGCTCTCGCTCGACGACCGCAAGGCCTTTGTCGAGATGACCGACTTCAAGACCGAAGGCTCTCGCGAGCGGCTCAAGCGGGTGCGCTACACGCTGATAGGCAAACTGGGGCTCGCCTTCCGCAAGCATGCCCAGCAGGCGCGCATCATACGCGAGGTGATTGACCAAAGCGACGAGAACGTGATCGTGTGCGGCGACTTCAACGACACGCCCCAGTCGTTTGCCTATCGCACCGTGCGCGGCAGCGACATGCACGATGCGTGGATGGAGTGCGGCTTCGGTCCCACCTACACCTTCCACGGCAGCCGCCTGTATTTCAAAATCGACCAGGTGCTTTACCGCGGCGACATGATTGCAACCTCGTGCCACCGCGACCGGGCCGGCTCAAGCGACCACTACCCGCTGGTGACCACCTTTGTGTGGAAAAACTGA